The DNA sequence TATGGAACCATTCGTTGAGGCCACCTTTCATCACATAGTTGTTTGGATAACCCAGTCCGGTAACAATCGTCCATGCATAATTAGCCGTTTGATCGCCATTCCCATAAAATATGTTTTTTACCTTTTTCTGATTTAAAGTTGCTTCCCACAGCGGATTTTGGAGATCATCAAACGGAATGTTGATGGAACTGGGTATGTTGCATTCCCGGAATTGTGCAGCACTACGAACATCAATAATTTGAATGGTACTGTCTTCGCTGTTAACCGCGCGGGCTACCTGATCAACCGAAAAGTACATGTTGTCGGAAGCCGAGCGGGTAAGTAATTCGTTCGACTTCAGTTGAAACGTTTGAGCCGCGTCGAAAGGCAGAAAAGCAAGGATAATTCCAACTCCGACCAGCAATACTGAATATTTTATTCGTGCATCCATCTTTTTCTTGTTTATAGCTCATTCGTAATATCAGCCTGGCTAAATTTTTTCTCGGCAAGCTCAGCAAGCCAGAATAAGGCAACGGCTGCCACAATCAATATCAGGGTAAAAACTCCAGGTGAAACGCCCATCCATTCGTCAATTCGCATGGCACCTTTGAAATTGTCCAGAAATAGAGTTTCGATGAATGGATAGGTTTCGGCGAACAAAAATGCCCCAACCATTCCACCAGCAAGGAAAATCATTGCGTCAATTTTTCCGATCGAAAGGGCGCTGATTCCGGTTCCGGGGCAATAGCCGCCCATGATAAATCCGGCTCCCATGATCACTCCGCCAACGATTGCCGAGTTGATGTAATACGGATTCACGTAAACCAGTTTTAGGTTTAAAAGGCCAAAGAAACTGAGCAACTGCGATCCAACCAAAGCAACAATGGCTGCCGTGAAAAATACTTTGAGCACAGTGGTGTCGTAGCCGTAAAACATTCCGGCCAGTTTGCGGCTCGATGAAAATCCGGCTTGTTCTAAAGCAAACCCAAAACCGATTCCGATCAAAAAGGCGATCAGAAGGTTAAGCCATTCCGGAAATCCGGATATTATTGAAAGTGGTCCCATAGTTTGAAGGATTGATTTATTGAATTACTGAAATTTATCCCGTCATTGCGAAGTAGCGGAGCGAATGAAGTAATCTGTTGATTAGGTGAGATTGCCGCACTCCCTTTGGTAATTCGCGATGAGGCTGTAAAAATTTGATCTCTCATATCCATAGTTTCCGGAAAAACCAGGCGAAGAGATAGGCCGAACCGAATATGGCGATCATGGTTACAAAACCGGCAACCGAAAACACGGCCATGCCCGAAAGCGCTGCGCCACTGGTGCACCCACGTGCCAACTGTGCTCCGTAAACAAAAAATACACCCCCCAGAAATGCAAAAAACAATCGTTTGTTATTCGATATTTGAGGCGATTTCTCGACCTTGAATTTTAAACGGTGGGAGAGTGCCCCTGAAATAAAACCACCCAACACCATTCCAAAGACTTCTAATGCCAGCCAGTTTTTTAACGGACTTTCGCCATTCTCGAAATACTTGCTGTAATAGGGTGTTTCCATGGCATGTTGATGATCGACAGCGCCTACAATTGCCACTACGGCATATTTAATGCCACCGCTGGCGCCAAGGCCACGTCCTGAAAAAAACATGGCCGACAAAAGAACCAACCCAAGCAGCATTCCTGCCAGGTACGGATTCATGTATTTTCGTTTTTCCATATGTGTAAACTAGTTTGATTCCGACTAGTAAGACAAATTAAGCCGAAGTATTGTTTTGGCGAAGTTTCTGTAACGTTCAAAACCACTCAGAATCTCAAAAATTTCATTCTGTGGGCGGCCTTGATCTACTTCTTCAAATCGTTCAACATCAGTGCATAAAATGTTTGTAAGTATTATGAATTGTTGACATAAAATGAGACGAAAGTAGTGTATATTTGGTTGTAATTAATAGTTGGCGGTAATGTTATGGAGCCTGCATAAATCAAAATTAATATGAAAATTGACAATGAATTAGGTATAGTAGAAATCGGGGAAAACTCTTTTGAGTTTGAGGAATATGATGGAAGCTTGCATTGCGAAATAGACTTACCTGTTTTAAGTAATTTGCATTTTAAGCTTGACGAGATAGATGAAGGCATTTGTTTTAGAACCCATAGTGTTGATGGTTTTGGAAGCTACCTATTTAATGACCTTGAGTTCGCGAAGTCAACAGATATAGTTGTATTTGCTTTTATTTGTCATCAACCGAATAAATACTGGGAAGGACAATGGGGTTTATCAACGATGTTAGCTACTCTAGCTGATGTTATTAAAGATTCGATTGATTTAGATGTTCAATACGAATCGTTAAATATTGAAGATGATTGGAAATATTTAGAAGTTACTTTTTCAATTGATGCAGATTTTAATTTTAGTGAGCTACTTGAGAAATACTCAACTATTTTAAAAGAGGCAATAAAGCGAACTGAGTTAATATTGTCTGGGGCTATTTGGAAAAAAGATTATGAAGAAAATGAGAAACTTTTTTGCACTGAAATTATATTTCCTTTATTAAGAAAAATGGATTTTATTGACGTTCGTTTTAATCATGGAATTCGGGAATATGGCAAAGATTTTACATTTTCCGAGGTTACTAAATTTGGAAATCTTAGACACTTTGCGATTCAAGTAAAAGCGGGAAACCTAAGAGGTAACGTTAATTCGGACATTGATGAAATATTAGGACAGCTTAATGATGCTTTTACTATGCCCTACTATGAAGTGAGTGCAAATGAATCTAGAAATATTTCAATATTTATTATTGCTATAAGTGGTCATTTTACAGAAAATGCGAAAGATAAATTGATTCAAAAAATACCTCAACACTTTAAGGGTTGTGTCTATCTACTTGACAGAGACAAGATTTTAGAATTAATAGAAAGATATTGGAAATAGAACAGTAATAACCACTTCCGACAACATCAGCTACCTGTCAAGCCGGATTTCGGTGCTTCGTTGACAGGAAATTAGTATTTTGAAAGGCAGCTCTTCGTGGACAATTTATCGGAAGTCCCGGCCTGTGTGTAGCTTCCTACGTTAAGGCTATTTTTAGTACGCTTTGAGGAAGGGTTTTAACTTCTTCTATAAAATGAGATTAAGATTAGGAGACGATGGATGTCCGGAAGGATAGGCTACCTTGGAAAACAAAACTAACTGTATCTATGAATCATGAAAAGAACCGTTTTACTAACATTTTCGATTGCAATTTTATCAGTGCTGGCTTGTTCAAAAAAAACAGATTCCGGACAGCCTAATGCTAATTATAAAAACCTGGAAAAAGATTTTATTACCTGGTGGACATATCACGAAAATAACATCATATTATCTTCCAATTTTATTGCCATCGATAATTTGTCGAACCGAATAAGTAAAGAAGATTTCTTTGAGAAACTGACTTCGGGTGATTATATTCCTTTAAAACTAAACTCGAAAGATAGTCTTGTCTATTACAAGCTTTTCAAATTGGATGAAGGCTCGAATAGCGAAATAAGACAGCAAATTAAAAGAAGTTCCACAGCTAACTATATTCACTTTAAAGCGGAAGGTAAGCCTTTTCCGAAATTTCAGTTTTTTGATTTAAACGGAACTGAATACAATAATGAAAATACGAAAGGTAAAATTGTTATTCTCAAATGCTGGTTTATTGGCTGCCATGCTTGCGTTGCCGAATTTCCAGAATTGAATAAACTAGTGAACAATTATCGAAATCGGAAAGATGTTGTCTTTATAAGTTTAGCAACTGATTCGAAAGAAAAATTAAACCAATTTTTAGCTCAAAAAAAGTTCAACTATGCTGTTGTAGCCGACCAGACGAAATTTATAACCAAAGAATTAAATGTGAGTTCGTACCCAACACATCTAATCATTGACTCAAATGGTATAATCCGAAAAGTGGTAAATAAAGCAGATGAAATGATTCTGGCATTAAATGATAAGGAATTTCTGAAGACATCTCTGGCTTCAATTCCTTCTCTACCGGCTTCAAATTAAAACCGCTACTCAGCAGCAAGCTACCCGCAAAGTCGGGTTTCCCGCCACCGCGGACAGGTTGTACTTCTTTAACCGGAACTTAGATCACGATTTTCATTGGGATGATGAAAACAGCACTTTGCAGGAGGTTCACCGGTTAAATTCTACTCAGCGTGTATTTTTGGAACATTTTTGGACCTCCAGAAGTTGTATTACTAAACAACTTTAAAAAATTGGGTTATGGTTTCAGGTATTCAAAAAGAAAAAGCTGAATTGTTCCTGAAATATCATCAGGACAAAGAAATTTTGGTTCTGTTAAACTCATGGGACCCCGGAAGTTCCAAATTAATAGAAGCTTGTGGCTACAAAGCAATCGCAACAACAAGTATGGGAATTGCTGCCTCTTTAGGTTATCCTGACTGCGAGGTCATCCAATTATCGGAAATGATTCACGTGATAATGGGCATTGTAAATGCAGTTCAGGTTCCTGTAACGGTAGATATTGAAGCCGGATATGGAAACAATGTAAATGAAATAATTGAATCGGTTACAAAGATCATTGCTACCGGAATTGTTGGAATAAACATTGAAGACAGCATTGAATTAAGTGCGGAATTAATCGACGAAAATGAATTTTGTGAACGGATATCAGCTATTCGAGCACTGTCTGATTCATTGGGCTTTCATTTAGTCATTAATGCAAGGACTGATTCGTTCTATACTTCGTCAGGTTCGACACGCGAAAAATTAGCTGAATCGATCAAACGTGGCAATAAATACCGGGAGGCTGGTGCCGACTGCATTTTTGTACAACCTGTGTGGGAAAAGGAAACGATTTCGACATTGGTTAAGGAAATTAATGCACCAATTAATATTCTTTCAAACCCTACAATTGGAGGAGGATTACCTCTATCCGTTCGGGAATTGCAGGATTTGGGTGTTGCCCGTTTAAGTTTGGGTTCAGGTTTGATGAAAGCAACTTTAGCTTTAATTAAAAAAGTTGCCAATGAACTTTCAGAGAAAGGTACTTACAACATCTTGCTGGATGGGTTGTCGCCGGTTAGCGAAACTGCATTGGCTTATAAAATGGCAATTGGGTTAAATAAATGATGAACAGCTACTAATTGCAATCTTTATGGCTCTGTTTTTTTAAACCGGAAAGGTTAAGGAAATCTGCTTCGCTGCGTTGGAAGCTATTATATTTGCAACAGTTTTTTCACACAAATGACTAGCCCCAATGAATTTTAGCACGTTCGCGTCTCTTAAAAATCGAAACTACCGATTGTTTTTTATGGGGCAGTCGGTTTCGTTATTGGGAACCTGGATGCAGAAAACTGCTGTAAGTTGGGTTGTTTATTCCCTGACACAGTCAAAATTTATGTTGGGCGTATCGGTGTTCGCAACTCTTTTTCCTACAGCATTGGTTTCATTGTATGGTGGCATCGTAGCCGACAGATATAACCGTTATAAAATTTTGTTGTCAACACAGGTTGTGTCTTTACTGCAAGCTGTTTTATTAACGCTGGCCATCGTATTTTTCAAACAACATGTTGTCTGGGAAATTATTGTTTTGGGTGCAGTATTGGGTGTTATCAACGGATTTGATATGCCAGCACGCCAATCATTGGTCAGAGAATTGGTTGGTCGTAAAGAAGATTTGCCTAATGCCCTGGCTTTAAATTCTTCAATGGTTAACTTGTCGAAACTGATAGGGCCTGCTATCGCTGGTTTTATTTTGGAGAGATTTGGTGATGCAATTTGTTTTGGCATTAATGCCATCAGCTTTATTCCGGTGATTCTTTCGTTGCTCCTGATGAAATTACCAAAGCCAGAACCCAAGCCGAAAGCCGACAAGAACCTTAAATACGAATTTTTAGAGGCTTTTGTTTATATCAAAAATACACCTGTGGTTAGTTCAGTCATTATTTTTGTTGGCATTATGGGTTTGTTGGTTTTGCCGTTTAGCACATTAACTCCTGTATTCGCGAAAGACATTTTTAACGGCTCAGCTTTTACATTAGGAATTATTGACGGAGTGATTGGATTTGGCGCTTTCCTGGGCGCTTTGTTTTTAGCTTCGTTACGGCAGGGATCGAATTTAAGTAAGGTATTAGCTATAAATACATTGGTGTTTGGAATTGGACTTATCTTATTTTCGCAAATAACAGTTTTGTCACTCGCACTTCTGTTTATTGCCATTGGTTCATTTGGAATGATGTCGGTACGAACGATTAGTAATACCATTGTTCAAATTCATGTTCCAAACCAATTTCGTGGGCGAGTCATAAGCATTTATTTGATGGTATTAACGGCGACGATACCTATTGGAAGTTTGATCGTAGGCGCGGTTTCTCATTATATTGGCGTTGAAACCACCGTTTTGATCGAAGGATTTCTGGCTTTGATTGTTGCCATTTTCTATGTTCGGTATCTGAAAAATGAAAAGCTCAAAGATGAAGGACAATCTCTTTTGGAGCAACAACCTCAGGAAGCGTGAACAAAAGCTATGATCTATCAGGGTAAGCGCATCAGCAAATGATCGAATTTGTATCATTTGTATTAATTTAGTGCAACCTTAAAATCTAAATCAAATGACAAAACATTCTCGAAGGCAATTTTTTCAAAATGCGATACCTGTTACCATTGGAACTACCATCGGACTATCAAATGTTAGTGCCATGGGCAATAGCGCTTCAACTTCAATCGAAAAGAAAATGAAAATTGTAGTTGTCGGGGCTCATCCTGATGATCCGGAAACCATATGCGGTGGGTTGATGGCTATGTATTCGGGTTTAGGTCATGAGGTTGTATCGGTCTATTTAACACGGGGCGAAGCTGGTATTGAAGGGAAAACACACGAGGAATCTGCAAAAATTCGCACGGCCGAGGCACTAACTGCATGTGCTATTTTAAAGGTCCGTCCTGAGTTTATTGGTCAAATCGATGGAAATTGTGAAATTACCAGTGAGAGATACGCTCCACTTTTAGACTTATTCAAAAAAGAGAAACCTGATATTGTTCTTACCCATTGGCCAATCGATTCGCATCGCGATCACCGTATTTGTTCCATTTTAGTTTACGATGCATGGTTAAACACGGGACGTAAATCTGCGCTTTACTATTGCGAAGCGATGAGTGGGGTTCAATCGCAAAATTTTGCGCCCACCGATTATGTCGATATTACCGGAGTTGTCGAGCAAAAGCACAAAGCTTGTTTTGCACATGTGAGCCAGGAAATAGAACAGACATACAGCGAACATCACGGGAAAATGGAGAAGTTTCGCGGAATGGAATTTGGTTGCGATTATGCCGAGGCATTTGTCAGGCATGTTAAAAGCCCCGGAATTTACTTGAAGTAGTTTAACTTCTTCAGGAGAGAATTGAAGCCTCAACGTATTGTTTACTAAACTGGACAAGACTTCACATCAATGAATCAGACTTAAAAGCCGGTTGAACTTTAGTGCTTCCGGCTTCTTTCTATTTTTAAATGAAGCGATTGATCCTTATTTCTCTTCTTTTTCTGCCATCAAAACTGCATTTACCGAGCCATGCAGCAGCAATAGTCGTTTGGCTTTTACTTCGTCGTAACCCAGTTCGGTCATAATCATCCGGGTGCCGCGATTAATCAGTTTTTGATTCGTCAATTGCATGTTCACCATTTTATTCCCTTTTACACGTCCGAGTTTAATCATCAGCGAAGTGGTGATCATGTTCAGGATCAGCTTTTGTGAAGTGCCCGATTTCATCCGGGTGCTGCCGGTTAAAAATTCAGGGCCAACAATGGCTTCAATCGGAATGTCAACATTTTGTGCCAAAACACTATCCTTATTATTTACGATGCAACCAGTCAGAATGCCTTCTGTTCGGGCTCTTTTAACTGCTCCAATCACATAGGGAGTCCGCCCCGAAGCAGCAATGCCAACAATAGAATCCAGTTTGCTGAGCTCGTATTTCTCCATATCTTTCCAGGCCTGCTCTTCGTCGTCTTCGGCCATTTCAACTGCTTTACGAATGGCACGGTCGCCGCCGGCAATCAGTCCAATAACCAAATCGTGACCAACTCCGAAGGTGGGTGGAATTTCCGAAGCATCTAAAATGCCCAAACGCCCACTGGTGCCTGCACCCAAGTAGAATAATCGTCCGCCCTTTTTCATGCGCTGATAAACTTCTTCCACCAGTTTTTCAATTTGGGGAATAGCGTTGTGTACGGCTGGTAAAACTTTTTTGTCTTCTTCGTGAATACTTAACAAGAGTTCTTTTACCGATTTTTTTTCCAAATCGTTATACAGCGAATCGGCTTCGGTGGTACTTGTTGTTGTAGTTGTGGTGGTCATTTTTACGTTTACTTTATGCTGTAATATTTCTCTAGCCCGTCAATGGGCTCTTTAATAATCGTTGTTTCTTCGAACCCGAAATAGCTGGCAGTATTGTTCAATATCTGGCTAAAATAGAATGCAACAGAACCAATAAAACCGATTGGATATTGGGTATAATCCGGCAATTTACTTACGTTACGTTCAAAGAATTCCATGAAATTATGCTGCACAAACTCCTGACAATATGCTGAATTGCTATTTTCCGACAAAAAAGGTACAAATTGTGCCAGAAATTGGTTGGGTTTTTCGGTACGGTAAACCCTGTTTAGGGCTTCTTCGCGGGTAATACCGAACTGCTTACCAAATTCGTCGCGTAACCGGCTAGGCATAACATCCTTAAAATAGTCGCCAAGCAATTTTCGTCCCATAACTGAGCCGCTGCCTTCATCGCCTAAAATAAAACCTAGCGGAGAAATCCCATGTGCAATTTGCTTGCCATCATACAAACAAGCATTCGAGCCTGTGCCCAAAATGCAGGCAATCCCGGCCTGATCTCCAAATAAAGCACGGGCTGCTCCCAACACATCGCTGTGAGTTTCCACAATGGCTTCAGGATAAATGCGATTTAAAGCTCTGCGGATGATGTCGCCCTTTTCTGCATTTACAATTCCAGCCCCATAAAAATAAATTTCCTGAATTCCGGTACCAGTTTCCGGGAAGAGCACCTTTTCAACTTCCTGAATAATACTTTCCTCTGGCTGTGAGTAGGGGTTGAGCCCTGATGTTTTAATGTTTTTAATATGACCTGAACCATCAATCAGTTTCCATGATGTTTTAGTCGATCCACTGTCGGCAATAAGTTTCATTTATTATTTGAAATTGGTGATCTTTTGTTTGCGGTGTAAAGATAACGTTTTTGGTGAAAAATGAAATGTATCATATAACATGTATTACCAATATTTGCATGATTCATTAATTCCACTAATTTTGATCCATTATTTCGCGTGAAACCTGAGCCTAAATAATTCCAGACAGAACAGTCTATGTTCAATTGATTTGTATCTTTATGAAATGTAAGCTGTTTTCCCGAAATATTGATTTCTAAACATAAAGACCACGGAAGCTATGAGAACTCTTTTCTTGATCAGTGTGATTTTTCTTATTTCGTTGAAGGTTAGCGCTTCATCGATAATTCGTATCAATCAAATGGGTTATTTGCCTCAATCGGTTAAGGTGGCAGTTTTTCTTTCCGATCAGGATGAGGAACTTTCTAGGTTTCAGTTGTTCGAATCACTTTCAGGAAAATTGGTTTTTGAAGGCACACCAGAACTTGCCGATGCCAGCATTTGGGGCAAACAGAAAGCCTACCGACTTAACTTTACGGCTTTTCATGAAATGGGTGGTTTTATCCTGAAGGCTGGCAACTCTGTATCTCCGTCGTTTCGTATCTCGCCTGATGTTTATAATGGTACTGCCGATTTCATTCTTAATTATATGCGTCAACAGCGTTGTGGGTTCAATCCGTACCTGAATGATTCGTGTCACACGCATGATGGAATTATTGTCGATCATCCTACCAAAACCGGGCAGCACATCGATGTGATTGGGGGGTGGCACGATGCTTCTGATTATTTGCAATACACTACAACTTCTGCAAATGCCATTTATCAGCTACTGTTTGCCTATCAGCAGAACCCATCGGTTTATGGTGATAAGTTTGCCGCCAATGGCAAGCCGGGAGCCAACGGAATCCCGGATATCCTGGACGAAGCCCGCTGGGGTTTGGAATGGCTCCTGAAAATGAATCCGGCGAAAAATGAAATGTACAACCAGATTGCTGATGACCGCGATCACGCCGGATTTCGGATTCCTACCTTGGATACGTTGGGTGGTTATGGATTGGGAGTGTACCGACCGGTTTATTTTGTGACCGGGAAATCGCAGGGATTGGGTAAATATAAAAATCGCTCGACAGGCGTTTCGTCAACGGCAGCAAAGTTCAGTTCGTCGTTTGCTTTAGGCGCTTCAGTCTTTAAACATATTGATCCAACGTTTGCTGAGCAAATGCTCCGGAAATCGCGCGACGCTTGGGATTTTGCCAAATCCGATCTGGGCAATTTTCAGACGGCTTGCATGGTTTCGCCATATTTTTACGAAGAAGACAATTGGGTTGACGACATGGAACTGGCAGCTGCGACCTTAATTCCGACAGAAAAGCAGATCGATTTTCAGAAAGAAGCCAAATACTGGGGCGAGTTGGAACCGGTAACGCCCTGGATGGAACTGAACCGTGCCCGGCATTACCAGTATTATCCGTTTGTGAATTTGGGACATGCTTTATTGGCTCAGTCATCCGATCCGTTGATTGCCAAGCAGTTTGCCGCTTTGATGAAACAGGGACTCGATCAAATCCGGAAATATGCAGCCAACGATCCGTTCCGGATTGGCGTTCCATTTGTTTGGTGCTCCAATAATTTTGTGGCAGCAGCCATCACTCAGGCTAAATTATACCGAAAAATTACCGGCGATAATACTTACGAAGAAATGGAAGCCGCTTTAACTGATTGGCTGTTTGGTTGTAATCCATGGGGAACATCAATGATATGTGGACTTCCGGCTGGGGGCGATTATCCTGAAAAACCACATTCGGCGATTACGCTTTACCTGAATCAAACCACAACCGGCGGTTTGGTTGATGGTCCGGTTTATACCAGCATTTATAAGAGTTTGCTCGGAATTCATTTATTAAGAGCAGATCAGTACCCTGAATTTCAGGATGGCAAGGCGGTTTACCACGATGATATTGGTGATTATTCGACCAACGAACCAACGATGGACGGAACGGCCAGTCTGAGCTACCTGCTTTCGTCGCTCGAAGTTGAAGGTCATACTTCGGGAGATGTTTTGGACAATCAGGGTGCTTTGGTACGGAAAAATCCGGCTGAAAAGAAAGTGTACCTGATTTTTTCGGCTCACGAATTAGGCGAAGGAGGACAACTAATTGCTCAAACTTTGAAAAAATACAAAGCCAAAGGTTCATTTTTCCTGACAGGGACTTTCTATAACAATCCGGAAAATAAATCACTCATCAACGAATTGATTGCTGATGGTCATTATCTGGGAGCGCACTCCGATGGCCATTTGTTGTATGCCGACTGGACGAAGCGCGATTCGACTCTGGTTACTCAAAAGCAGTTCTCCGATGATTTGAAATTGAATTACAAAAAGATGGAAGCATTTGGTTTGACTCCCGAAAAAGCTTCGGTATTTTTACCTCCGTACGAATGGTACAATGCTGAAAGTGTTGACTGGAGTAGGCAGATGGGTTTGAAAGTGATCAATTTTACGCCTGGAATCCGCTCAAATGCCGATTACACCACACCGGATATGACTGGTTATCGCTCTTCGGAAACGATTTTGAACGACATTCAGACTTTTGAGAAGAATGACCCGAATGGACTGAACGGCTGCATCATGCTGATTCATATGGGAACAGAACCTTCGCGTACTGATAAGTTTTACAATCGGTTGGGCGAACTTCTCTCGTGGCTGAAGAAAAATGGATATTCAACGGATCGGTTTTAATTGTGAGTTCTATGAGATACAAATGCGAACCACATAGACCACATAGGAATAAAAAATGAAAAGCTATGTGATCTATGTGGTTTAAAAACAAGTATATGAAATATAAAATTTTCCAATCGCCGAAGATTATCAAAAACCTGCTGTTTGTCGGAGTCTTTTTTGTTGCCTGCACTCCTGCGCCTAAGACCCCGGTTAATCTGACCAGTGTTGAGCAACTTGTAGCTTCAGGAGAACTGAAAAAGGCAGAAATGATGGCCGATTCGTTAAAAGCAACAGGCACTTTGGGAGCGGCTGATTTGTATAAAATGGATTCTATCGTTGATATTGGCCGCCGCATTCGGCTCGATTTTCGGTTAACTGAGACCGATGTGAAAAGTCAGCTTTCAAAATATTTTCCGGCATTGGATACTGCACTTTTCAGAAATTGGGAAAACTCACTGAAACTTGAGATGCACCTGATTGACGGTGAGAAACGCTATTTCAAAAATGCTGTTGCCAACTTGTTTCGGCTCGACGATGAGGCGCGGAAATTCAAAGAAAAAGTTGATGGCATTCAGGTCGATTCGCTTGATTTATTTTGTTTACAGCATACCGCAAAAGTAATTTCAGCAACTAAAACTTCAGGAGAACCGGTTTTGCCCGTTCATATGATTTTAACCTACACGGTGAAAGCCAAGCCCAATGCGGTTCCTGATGGCCAGATCATTCGTTGCTGGATGCCGTTTCCGAGGGAAGGACATGCAAGGCAAAAGAACATCAATCTGCTGAAATCTGATCCTGAAAAAGCGATGGGTGCTCCCGAAAGCGACCTTCAGCACGCGGTTTATCTGGAAAAGAAAGCGGTGAAAGATCAGCCAACCGTTTTTCAGATTGAATTTGAGGTTGAAACCGCTGCCCAATACTTTGATCTGGAGCCGGCGAAAATTAAACCTTACAA is a window from the Aquipluma nitroreducens genome containing:
- a CDS encoding glycoside hydrolase family 9 protein, whose protein sequence is MRTLFLISVIFLISLKVSASSIIRINQMGYLPQSVKVAVFLSDQDEELSRFQLFESLSGKLVFEGTPELADASIWGKQKAYRLNFTAFHEMGGFILKAGNSVSPSFRISPDVYNGTADFILNYMRQQRCGFNPYLNDSCHTHDGIIVDHPTKTGQHIDVIGGWHDASDYLQYTTTSANAIYQLLFAYQQNPSVYGDKFAANGKPGANGIPDILDEARWGLEWLLKMNPAKNEMYNQIADDRDHAGFRIPTLDTLGGYGLGVYRPVYFVTGKSQGLGKYKNRSTGVSSTAAKFSSSFALGASVFKHIDPTFAEQMLRKSRDAWDFAKSDLGNFQTACMVSPYFYEEDNWVDDMELAAATLIPTEKQIDFQKEAKYWGELEPVTPWMELNRARHYQYYPFVNLGHALLAQSSDPLIAKQFAALMKQGLDQIRKYAANDPFRIGVPFVWCSNNFVAAAITQAKLYRKITGDNTYEEMEAALTDWLFGCNPWGTSMICGLPAGGDYPEKPHSAITLYLNQTTTGGLVDGPVYTSIYKSLLGIHLLRADQYPEFQDGKAVYHDDIGDYSTNEPTMDGTASLSYLLSSLEVEGHTSGDVLDNQGALVRKNPAEKKVYLIFSAHELGEGGQLIAQTLKKYKAKGSFFLTGTFYNNPENKSLINELIADGHYLGAHSDGHLLYADWTKRDSTLVTQKQFSDDLKLNYKKMEAFGLTPEKASVFLPPYEWYNAESVDWSRQMGLKVINFTPGIRSNADYTTPDMTGYRSSETILNDIQTFEKNDPNGLNGCIMLIHMGTEPSRTDKFYNRLGELLSWLKKNGYSTDRF
- a CDS encoding transglutaminase-like domain-containing protein; translation: MKYKIFQSPKIIKNLLFVGVFFVACTPAPKTPVNLTSVEQLVASGELKKAEMMADSLKATGTLGAADLYKMDSIVDIGRRIRLDFRLTETDVKSQLSKYFPALDTALFRNWENSLKLEMHLIDGEKRYFKNAVANLFRLDDEARKFKEKVDGIQVDSLDLFCLQHTAKVISATKTSGEPVLPVHMILTYTVKAKPNAVPDGQIIRCWMPFPREGHARQKNINLLKSDPEKAMGAPESDLQHAVYLEKKAVKDQPTVFQIEFEVETAAQYFDLEPAKIKPYNTESAVYKENTVERLPQIVFTPKIKQLANRILGGETNPLLKVQKIYNWINDSVRWASALEYSTMSDIPGYVMKTHYGDCGMQTLLFMTLARSQGIPVKWQSGWMLHPHEVNLHDWCEVYYEGIGWVPLDQSFGLQDSSDSKIRNFYRSGIDAYRLIVNDDYSRELTPEKKFPRSEPYDFQRGELEWEGGNLYFNQWNWDMEVKYL